In Misgurnus anguillicaudatus unplaced genomic scaffold, ASM2758022v2 HiC_scaffold_31, whole genome shotgun sequence, a single window of DNA contains:
- the LOC129453007 gene encoding uncharacterized protein: MKHIETTQRSVVCSEFVSVTEGDSVTLSVSLTETQREDRISWKFRSQEINAAEIIIVETEDKGKNVTLHEDRVEGRFRDRLKLNKHTGSLTITNTNITHTGLYKVNTIRTNTQLKTINLTVYAHLPIPVITRVSPQKSSSSSICSLVCSVLNVRDVSLSWYKGNSLLSSISVSNLKTTASLPLEVEYQDNNTYRCVLNNPITNQTQHLNITHLCQTCSVDFICCCGFTEAVIRLVVSALVALAAVALLVCDVKTSRKEQKRMRSKTQIND; this comes from the exons GTGTTGTTTGTAGTGAGTTTGTGTCAGTGACTGAAGGAGATTCAGTGACTTTATCTGTCAGTCTCACTGAAACACAGAGAGAGGACAGAATCTCCTGGAAGTTTAGATCTCAAGAAATAAACGCAGCAGAAATTATTATAGTTGAAACAGAAGATAAGGGAAAAAATGTCACTTTACATGAAGATAGAGTTGAAGgaagattcagagacagactgaagttaaacaaacacactggatctctcaccatcacaaacaccAACATCACACACACTGGACTTTATAAAGTGAACACCATCCGCACAAATACCCAACTCAAAACAATCAATCttactgtctatg CTCATCTGCCCATTCCTGTCATCACAAGAGTCTCTCCACAAAAATCTTCATCAAGCTCAATCTGTTCATTAgtgtgttcagtgttgaatgtgagagatgtgagtctgtcctggtataaaggaaacagtttattgtccagcatCAGTGTGTCTAACCTTAAAACGACTGCATCTCTACCTCTGGAGGTTGAATATCAGGATAACAACACATACAGATGTGTACTCAACAATCCCATCacaaaccaaactcaacatctcaacatcacTCATCTCTGTCAGACGTGTTCAG TCGATTTCATCTGCTGTTGTGGTTTTACTGAAGCTGTGATCCGATTGGTCGTCTCTGCTCTGGTGGCCCTGGCTGCTGTTGCTCTTCTGGTTTGCGATGTCAAAACCAGCAGAAAAGAACAGAAGAGGATGAGATCAAAGACTCAAATAAATGACTGA